A window of Apium graveolens cultivar Ventura chromosome 8, ASM990537v1, whole genome shotgun sequence contains these coding sequences:
- the LOC141679146 gene encoding E3 ubiquitin-protein ligase KEG-like has translation MIGECLQFKTSRSLTFNAILEIFLRHLQEIPCSPPTSPDNGIPNFLENGIEEALPDLITPQDDSCQLHQLVSEGNVFVVRDLLTKIASRTGINSLYLLLKAQNANGQTTLHLACRRGSSDLVNAFLEYEEANVVALDKDGEPPLVYSLAVGFPECVHIP, from the exons ATGATTGGTGAATGCTTGCAGTTCAAGACATCCAGAAGTCTAACATTTAATGCAATTCTAGAAATATTTCTAAGGCACTTGCAAGAGATACCATGCAGTCCCCCTACAAGCCCAGATAA TGGTATACCCAATTTTCTTGAAAATGGCATAGAAGAAGCTTTACCTGATTTGATTACACCCCAGGATGATTCATGCCAGTTGCACCAGCTAGTCTCCGAAGGCAATGTGTTTGTTGTTAG GGATTTGCTCACTAAGATTGCATCAAGAACTGGTATAAACTCATTATATCTTCTGTTAAAAGCACAAAACGCTAATGGACAAACTACTCTTCACCTGGCTTGTAGACGTGGTAGTTCAGATCTTGTGAATGCCTTTTTGGAGTACGAAGAGGCTAATGTGGTTGCTTTAGACAAAGATGGTGAACCCCCACTTGTATATTCTTTAGCGGTTGGATTTCCTGAATGTGTTCATATCCCATAA